The following are encoded in a window of Mycolicibacterium tusciae JS617 genomic DNA:
- a CDS encoding pyruvate carboxylase, which yields MISKVLVANRGEIAIRAFRAAYEMGITTIAVYAHEDRNSQHRLKADESYQIGDTGHPVRAYLSVDEIIRVAQQAGADAVYPGYGFLSENPQLAAACADAGITFIGPSAEILELTGNKARAIAAARDAGLPVLKSSAPSSSVEELVAASQSGELGLEFPLFVKAVSGGGGRGMRRVTDPSALPEAIEAASREAESAFGDPMVYLEQAVLNPRHIEVQILADKHGAVMHLFERDCSMQRRHQKVIELAPAPNLPGELRDKMCADAVAFAREIDYTYAGTVEFLLDERGHYVFIEMNPRIQVEHTVTEEITDVDLVASQLRIADGETLEDLGLSQDTLQIRGAAMQCRITTEDPTNGFRPDTGRITSYRSPGGAGIRLDGATHLGAEIGAHFDSLLVKLTCRGRDYATAVARSRRALAEFRVRGVSTNIPFLLAVVNDPDFRAGRITTSFIDERPYLLTSHTPADRGTKILNYLADVTVNQPHGPRQSTVYPHDKLPGVDLSPPPPPGSKQRLTELGPEGFAAWLRESKAVGITDTTFRDAHQSLLATRLRTTGLGMVAPYVARMTPQLLSVECWGGATYDVALRFLKEDPWERLAALREAMPNICLQMLLRGRNTVGYTPYPETVTKAFVEEATATGIDIYRIFDALNNVESMRPAIDAVRETGTSIAEVAMSYTGNLTDPSENLYTLDYYLKLAEQIVDAGAHVLAIKDMAGLLRPHAATVLVGALRSRFDLPVHVHTHDTPGGQLATYVAAWQAGADAVDGASAPLAGTTSQPALSSIVAAAAHTEYDTGLSLSAVCDLEPYWEALRKVYAPFDVAVSGPTTPTGRVYRHEIPGGQLSNLRQQAIALGFGDRFEEIEANYAAADRILGRLVKVTPSSKVVGDLALALLGAGISADEFAADPARFDIPDSVIGFLRGELGDPPGGWPEPLRTKALAGRSPAGPTEELAAEDESALAQPGVTRQATLNRLLFPGPTKEFEAHRDLYGDTSSLSANQFFYGLRHGDEHRVRLERGVELLIGLEAISDPDERGMRTVMCIFNGQLRPVVVRDTSIASEVPAAEKADRSNPDHVAAPFAGVVTVAVSVGDKVDAGQTIATIEAMKMEAAITAPKAGEVGRVAVSATAQVEGGDLLVVVS from the coding sequence GTGATATCTAAGGTCCTGGTGGCCAATCGCGGCGAGATCGCGATCCGGGCTTTCCGGGCGGCCTACGAGATGGGCATCACCACCATCGCGGTCTACGCGCATGAGGACCGCAACTCCCAGCACCGGCTGAAGGCCGATGAGTCGTATCAGATCGGTGACACGGGTCATCCGGTTCGCGCCTATCTGTCGGTCGACGAGATCATCCGCGTCGCGCAGCAGGCAGGCGCCGACGCGGTCTACCCGGGTTACGGTTTCCTCTCGGAGAATCCGCAGCTGGCCGCGGCGTGCGCCGACGCGGGTATCACGTTCATCGGTCCGAGTGCCGAAATCCTCGAGTTGACGGGAAATAAGGCCAGAGCCATTGCGGCGGCGCGCGATGCCGGTCTGCCGGTGTTGAAGTCCTCGGCGCCGTCGTCGTCGGTCGAGGAGTTGGTTGCGGCTTCGCAGTCCGGGGAGTTGGGTTTGGAATTCCCCCTGTTCGTCAAGGCGGTGTCCGGCGGCGGTGGGCGCGGTATGCGGCGGGTGACCGATCCGTCGGCGCTGCCCGAGGCGATCGAGGCGGCCAGCCGCGAAGCCGAGTCGGCGTTCGGCGATCCGATGGTTTATCTCGAGCAGGCGGTGCTCAATCCTCGCCACATCGAGGTGCAGATCCTGGCCGACAAGCACGGGGCCGTGATGCATCTGTTCGAGCGTGACTGCAGTATGCAGCGCCGCCATCAGAAGGTCATCGAATTGGCGCCTGCGCCAAATCTTCCCGGCGAGCTACGCGACAAGATGTGTGCTGATGCGGTCGCGTTCGCGCGTGAAATCGACTACACGTATGCGGGCACGGTGGAGTTCCTACTCGATGAGCGCGGCCACTACGTGTTCATCGAGATGAATCCGCGCATCCAGGTCGAACACACGGTCACCGAGGAGATCACCGACGTCGACCTGGTGGCAAGTCAGCTACGCATCGCCGACGGGGAGACACTCGAGGATCTTGGTCTGTCGCAGGACACGCTGCAGATCCGCGGTGCGGCTATGCAGTGCCGGATCACCACCGAGGACCCCACCAACGGGTTTCGCCCCGACACCGGGCGCATCACGAGCTACCGGTCGCCCGGCGGTGCGGGCATTCGCCTCGACGGCGCAACACATTTGGGTGCCGAGATCGGCGCGCACTTCGATTCCCTACTGGTCAAGCTGACATGCCGCGGACGCGATTACGCGACGGCCGTGGCTCGGTCGCGCCGCGCACTGGCCGAGTTCCGGGTGCGTGGGGTGTCGACGAACATCCCGTTCCTGTTGGCCGTCGTCAACGATCCGGACTTCCGTGCGGGCCGGATCACCACGTCGTTCATCGACGAGCGCCCGTATCTGCTGACATCGCACACTCCGGCCGATCGCGGCACCAAGATCCTCAATTACCTGGCCGATGTCACGGTCAACCAGCCGCACGGACCGCGGCAGTCGACGGTCTATCCGCACGACAAGCTGCCCGGCGTCGATCTGTCGCCGCCGCCACCGCCGGGGTCCAAGCAGCGACTGACCGAACTGGGACCGGAAGGTTTCGCGGCCTGGCTGCGCGAATCGAAGGCTGTCGGTATCACCGATACGACGTTCCGCGACGCCCACCAATCCCTGTTGGCGACCAGGCTGAGGACCACCGGCCTGGGCATGGTGGCGCCCTACGTTGCGCGGATGACCCCTCAGTTGTTGTCTGTGGAGTGCTGGGGCGGCGCGACATACGATGTGGCGCTTCGGTTTTTGAAGGAGGATCCCTGGGAGCGGCTGGCCGCACTGCGTGAGGCGATGCCCAACATCTGCCTGCAGATGCTGCTTCGTGGGCGTAACACCGTTGGCTATACGCCCTACCCGGAGACGGTCACGAAGGCCTTCGTCGAGGAGGCGACCGCGACGGGCATCGATATCTACCGCATCTTCGACGCGCTGAACAACGTCGAGTCGATGCGGCCTGCCATCGATGCGGTCCGCGAAACCGGCACGTCGATCGCCGAGGTGGCGATGAGCTACACCGGTAACCTGACCGACCCGAGTGAGAACCTCTACACACTGGACTACTACCTCAAACTGGCCGAGCAGATCGTCGACGCCGGTGCGCACGTCCTGGCGATCAAGGACATGGCCGGACTGCTGCGCCCGCACGCGGCCACGGTGTTGGTCGGCGCGTTGCGCAGCCGCTTCGACCTACCGGTGCACGTGCACACCCACGACACCCCCGGTGGACAGCTGGCCACCTATGTCGCGGCGTGGCAGGCCGGCGCCGACGCAGTCGACGGGGCGTCCGCGCCGCTGGCCGGCACCACGAGCCAGCCCGCGCTGAGTTCGATCGTCGCGGCGGCCGCGCACACCGAGTACGACACAGGTCTATCGCTGTCCGCGGTGTGCGATCTGGAGCCGTACTGGGAGGCGCTGCGAAAGGTCTACGCGCCCTTTGATGTTGCAGTGTCGGGCCCGACGACCCCGACGGGACGGGTGTATCGCCACGAGATTCCGGGCGGTCAGCTGTCCAACCTGCGTCAGCAGGCCATCGCGCTGGGATTCGGTGATCGCTTCGAGGAGATCGAGGCCAACTACGCTGCCGCCGATCGCATCCTGGGCCGGCTGGTGAAGGTGACGCCGTCGAGCAAGGTGGTCGGCGACCTCGCGCTCGCACTGCTGGGCGCCGGCATCAGCGCCGACGAATTCGCCGCGGATCCGGCACGGTTCGACATTCCCGACTCGGTCATCGGGTTTCTGCGCGGTGAACTCGGCGACCCGCCGGGCGGTTGGCCGGAACCGTTGCGCACCAAAGCGCTTGCCGGACGCTCGCCGGCCGGGCCCACCGAGGAGCTGGCCGCCGAGGACGAGTCGGCGTTGGCGCAACCGGGCGTGACACGGCAGGCCACGCTGAACCGGCTGCTGTTTCCCGGGCCGACAAAGGAATTCGAGGCGCATCGGGATTTGTACGGTGATACCTCCAGCCTGTCGGCCAATCAGTTCTTCTACGGACTTCGCCACGGCGACGAACATCGAGTCAGGCTCGAGCGCGGTGTGGAGCTGTTGATCGGTTTGGAGGCGATCTCGGATCCCGATGAACGCGGCATGCGCACCGTGATGTGCATCTTCAACGGGCAACTCCGGCCCGTGGTGGTGCGTGACACCAGCATCGCCAGCGAGGTACCCGCCGCGGAGAAGGCCGATCGGTCCAACCCCGACCACGTCGCCGCCCCCTTCGCCGGTGTCGTCACCGTCGCGGTATCCGTCGGTGACAAGGTCGACGCTGGACAGACCATCGCCACCATCGAGGCCATGAAGATGGAAGCCGCCATCACCGCGCCCAAGGCAGGCGAGGTCGGCCGCGTCGCGGTCTCGGCGACCGCACAGGTCGAAGGCGGCGATCTACTGGTGGTGGTCAGCTGA
- a CDS encoding vitamin K epoxide reductase family protein, protein MTVTTPSTVEPSGTASAQSAGVVVGRPSAIWVLIAGVLGLAAAATLTVEKIEILINPDYVPSCSLNPVLSCGSVMTTPQASVFGFPNSLIGIVAFTVVLVTGVLAVAKVDLPRWYWVGLATGTLLGTVFVHWLAWQSLYSIGALCPYCMVVWAVTIPLLVVATSIAAGPATSNGVVRALHTSRWSLVALWFTGLVLLILARFWPYWSTLL, encoded by the coding sequence ATGACCGTCACCACACCCAGCACTGTCGAGCCGAGCGGCACCGCGTCGGCGCAGTCGGCGGGTGTCGTCGTCGGTAGGCCCAGCGCGATCTGGGTGCTGATCGCCGGGGTGCTCGGCCTCGCAGCGGCGGCGACGCTGACGGTCGAGAAGATCGAGATCCTGATCAACCCCGACTATGTGCCGTCCTGCAGTCTCAACCCGGTGCTGTCGTGCGGTTCGGTGATGACCACGCCCCAGGCGTCGGTCTTCGGCTTCCCCAACTCGCTCATCGGCATCGTGGCGTTCACCGTCGTCCTGGTGACGGGTGTGCTCGCGGTCGCGAAAGTCGATCTGCCGCGCTGGTATTGGGTAGGCCTGGCGACCGGCACCTTGCTCGGCACCGTATTCGTGCATTGGCTGGCCTGGCAGAGCCTCTACAGCATCGGCGCGTTGTGCCCGTACTGCATGGTGGTGTGGGCCGTGACAATTCCGCTGCTCGTGGTCGCGACGTCGATCGCAGCCGGTCCCGCGACGTCGAACGGCGTTGTGCGCGCGCTGCACACGTCGCGGTGGTCCTTGGTGGCGCTGTGGTTCACCGGGCTGGTCCTGCTGATCCTGGCGCGCTTCTGGCCTTACTGGTCCACGCTCCTCTAG
- a CDS encoding DsbA family protein, with protein sequence MASKPKYDLKASDRKRNLAVQIGLTAIVVIFAVALFLFITMSADEKPTAGEADPIRVESAQLIKKDGTDEPKVVLSLYEDFLCPACRNFEQQFGPTVAKLIDSGAVAADYYMVSILDRQGDGYSTRAGNAAYCVAGDSTDAFRRFHAALYAQQPQEGVGPFPDNARLAEIARQAGAAEQVPECIKKETFADMVSGLAAATKVNSTPTIRINGEDYSPSTPEALIAKIEETVGKIGAFDAGVPPPAAEPTPIAPPPPAPAPAPAP encoded by the coding sequence GTGGCTTCGAAACCGAAATACGACCTGAAGGCCTCCGACCGCAAGCGCAACCTGGCGGTCCAGATCGGCCTGACCGCGATTGTGGTGATCTTCGCGGTGGCGTTGTTCCTCTTCATCACGATGTCGGCGGACGAAAAGCCGACCGCCGGCGAAGCCGATCCCATCCGGGTGGAGTCCGCCCAGTTGATCAAGAAGGACGGCACCGACGAGCCCAAGGTCGTGCTGTCGCTGTACGAGGATTTTTTGTGCCCGGCATGCCGCAACTTCGAGCAGCAGTTCGGCCCCACGGTTGCCAAGCTGATCGATTCGGGGGCAGTCGCGGCCGACTACTACATGGTTTCGATCCTGGATCGTCAGGGCGACGGGTATTCGACGCGGGCGGGCAACGCCGCGTACTGCGTCGCCGGCGATTCGACAGACGCCTTCCGCCGGTTCCATGCCGCGCTGTATGCCCAGCAGCCTCAGGAGGGCGTCGGCCCGTTCCCCGATAACGCCCGCCTGGCCGAAATCGCGCGGCAGGCCGGCGCCGCGGAGCAGGTCCCCGAGTGCATCAAAAAAGAGACCTTTGCCGATATGGTGTCCGGGCTCGCCGCGGCCACCAAGGTGAATTCGACGCCGACGATCCGCATCAACGGCGAGGATTATTCGCCGAGTACTCCTGAAGCATTGATCGCCAAGATCGAGGAGACCGTCGGCAAGATCGGCGCCTTCGACGCCGGGGTACCGCCGCCCGCGGCCGAGCCCACCCCGATCGCCCCTCCGCCCCCAGCACCCGCGCCCGCTCCCGCACCATGA
- a CDS encoding alpha/beta hydrolase has product MTSSLPVAASAAGQPTGRKARLVKIGGTTLRALPRIPYPIKRLMLGGRSVVIDGNTLDTTLQFMLFGQNKMGLGSLILDPDVSTARTLLRRLTDGFKQDIPVASVRNLVIPGPDGAIPARHYRPIDGDGAPLLVFYHGGAMVLGDLDTHDDACRQICREGGLHVVAVDYRLAPEHKAPASVDDAFTAFTWALDHAAELGADPGRVAVGGDSAGANLATLVSLRARDEGVRLPAMQLLFYPVTEWSAQTRSRTLFGDGFFLTGGDLRFGFEKYLDGADVDATDPRVSPLLADDLSGLPPALVLTAGFDPLRDEGRQYADALRAAGVTVDYREFGSLIHGFLNFFPVGGGSAAATAESISALRAHLART; this is encoded by the coding sequence ATGACTTCGAGTCTGCCAGTTGCGGCGTCAGCCGCCGGGCAGCCCACAGGTCGCAAGGCCCGGTTGGTGAAGATCGGCGGCACGACGTTGCGGGCGCTTCCCCGCATCCCGTACCCGATCAAACGGCTGATGCTTGGTGGCCGTTCGGTTGTCATCGACGGCAACACCCTGGACACCACGCTGCAGTTCATGCTGTTCGGCCAGAACAAGATGGGCCTGGGAAGCCTGATCCTGGATCCCGACGTCTCGACGGCCCGTACGCTGCTGCGGCGGTTGACGGACGGCTTCAAACAGGACATCCCCGTCGCATCGGTGCGAAACCTCGTCATACCTGGCCCGGACGGGGCCATCCCTGCGCGCCATTACCGGCCGATCGATGGCGACGGCGCGCCGCTGCTGGTCTTCTACCACGGCGGCGCCATGGTGCTCGGCGATCTCGACACGCACGACGACGCGTGCAGGCAGATCTGCCGGGAGGGCGGCCTGCATGTGGTGGCGGTCGACTATCGGCTGGCGCCCGAGCACAAAGCGCCCGCGAGTGTCGACGACGCGTTCACCGCGTTCACCTGGGCGCTTGACCACGCTGCGGAGTTGGGGGCCGACCCCGGGCGAGTGGCGGTAGGAGGCGACAGCGCCGGTGCCAACCTCGCCACACTGGTCTCGCTGCGGGCCCGTGACGAGGGCGTTCGGTTGCCTGCGATGCAATTGCTGTTCTACCCGGTCACCGAATGGAGCGCCCAGACGCGGTCGCGAACGTTGTTCGGCGACGGGTTCTTTCTCACCGGCGGCGACCTGCGGTTCGGCTTCGAGAAATATCTCGACGGCGCGGATGTCGACGCGACCGACCCGCGGGTATCGCCACTGCTGGCCGACGACCTGTCCGGCCTACCGCCCGCGCTGGTGCTCACGGCCGGGTTCGACCCGCTCCGCGATGAAGGCAGGCAGTACGCGGACGCTCTGCGCGCGGCGGGCGTGACCGTCGACTACCGCGAGTTCGGTTCGCTGATCCACGGCTTCCTCAACTTCTTCCCCGTTGGGGGTGGCAGCGCGGCGGCCACCGCGGAATCGATCTCGGCCCTGCGGGCCCACCTGGCCCGCACGTGA